The DNA window GCCGGTCATCCTCCGCAACAATCGCTGGCGCTGCGATCACGGCTGGGATATCGACCTCGACGACGGCACAAGCAACTTCCACATCTACAACAACCTCTGCCTCGCTGGCGGGATCAAGAACCGTGAAGGCTACGGCCGCGTCGTCGAGAACAACATCATGGCGGGGAACACCTTCCACCCCCACGTCTGGTTCAACGACAGCGGCGACATCTTCCGCCGAAACATCGTCTTCACCGCGTACAAGCCGATCGGAATGCCTAAGACGTGGGGCAAGGAAATCGATTTCAACCTGCTGCACGACCCCGGCAGAAGGGATTCCGCCCCGGCCACGGCGCTGCAATCGACATCAAATCAGGACTCGCACTCGATCACTGCCGACGCCCAATTCGTCGATCCTGCTAAAGGCGATTTCACCGTCCGAGACGGGTCCTCCGCCCTTGCGCTTGGCTTCAAGAATTTCTCTATGACCGATTTCGGCGTTACTCGCCCCGCCTTGAAGTCGCTCGCCAGGACACCCAGCTTCGGCCCCACCGGCCAGGAGCGATCCCGCCGCAGCGCGGCGGTCGTTACGTGGCTCGGCGCCACCGTCCGTAACATCGTCGGCAATGGCGAAGTGTCCGCCCACGGCCTGAACGGCGAAGCCGGCGTCCTGGTGTTGCAGGTTCCCTCAGACTCGGCGTTGGCGAAGGCGGGCTTGAAGAAGGACGACGTGATCCTCAGCGTGGACGGACAGAAAGTGGGAGACGCCGGGCAATTGAGCAAGTTGAGCGGAATGCTCACGAAGAAGCCGAGATATGACGTTTTGGTCTGGCGAAACCAAAGCGAGACAACACTGACAGTATCAGGGAATGAAAAGGAATGATGCTGCCGCTCTAACGTAGCAGTAACGCAGGCATGACCGTGAACGAGAACAGATCGCCACAGTTTTAGGGGACGGGCCGGCGCTGACACGCGGATTGCACGTAGGAGTGAAACGGCATGTTTCGACACTGGCTTATCAGGTGCTTCATTGTGATCGGGCTCTCGTCGGCCGAAGCCGCGGACCCGCCCGCACGCGCCGCGACGTCGACTGGGTCCGATCAGGTCTTTCAGCTCGACAACGCGCACCTTAGCCGCTCGGTCGGCGTCAGCGCCGGGCATCTTGTGACCCGGCGCGTCGCGAACAAGCGATCGGGCAAAGAGATGTCGCCCGCGGGCGAGGAGTTTCGCCTGCGGATCTCCAAGGGCGTGGACTCGACAGACCCCGACACACTGTTGACCTCCGCCGACTTTGAGGTCCAGCGCTTATCGGGCACGGCGGGTGAGATCGTGGCCCAGCTGTGGAACGAACGACACGCGTTGCAGGTGACTGTTCACTACACCCTGGGGGCGGGGAAGTTCTACGGTCACAAGCGGTTGGTGGTGACGGCGAAGGAGCTGTGCACCCTCGAGCTCGTGGATGTCGAGTCGCTCCCATGTGCCGACGCCTACGCGCCGTACCGCGCAAAGGACATGATGTGGACGGTCGGCAGGTTTCTGCCGGCCCTCGGCCAGCCGATCTACACGACCACGTCGGCGATGTTCTGGGGCGTCGAGTTCCCGGCCTGCTGGAACCGGGTCGAGGATGGAACGATTCGATGCGGTTACCAGCCGGGCGTGGACCTGCGGCCGGGCGTGCCTTACACGACCCACCTCGCCGTGTTCGGGGCGGGCGACGACCCGGCTTTCGTCAAGGACGCGTTCCTCGACTACATCGACCAGGTCCGGGCCACCCCGGTCGAGCTGAAGGTTCAATATAACTCGTGGTTCGATTTCGGCGGCGGCGTCACGCAGAAGAAGTTGCTGGAGTCGCTGGAGACCCTCCACACCGAGCTGGTCGTCAAGCGCGGCTGCCGACCGCTCGACGTGTACACGATCGACGACGGCTGGCAAAACTCCCGCCCGCCGCGCTCCCCGTTGGCCGACTGGAGCACCGGCCTGTTCCAGGTTAACGACAAGGGGTTCGACGCGGACCTCAAGGGGGCACGTAAGGCGATCGAGGCCAAGGGGTCGGCCATGGGGATCTGGGCCAGCCCGGCGTGCATCTTCGGCGCCCGGGCGAACATCGATGTGCTGGAGAAGTCGGGGTTCGACGTACTCGTCGGCGGCAAGTCGGCGAAGTCGGGCACGACCCGCAAGGCGATGTCGATGACCGGGCCGAAGTACCTGGACCTGCTCGAACGGCGCCTTCTGGAGCTCGTCGACGCGGGCGCCATCTACTACAAGCTCGACGGTATCTTCGGCGATCTGACCTGCCGATACTTCGAGACGCTGCCCGGCCGCGGCGCACCGGTCGTCGGCCGCCTGTTCTCAGCCGGCATGCTGGCGGACGATCCCGCACTGAACGACCCGAAGTTCGACGAGACCAAGCGGTACTACATCAATGCGGCCACCGAGCGTCTCGTCGCCATCTTCGACAAGATGCACCGCAAGAACCCGCGCGTCCGAATCCTGTGCCACAACGGTGCCACGATCAGCCCGTGGTGGCTGATGCACTCGGACGTCCTCAGCCTGGTCAACTCCCGCGACGGTGCACCAGGTGACCGGCGCGAACAGATGTGCTACCGCGACGCGCTGTACTACCAGCTCACGGAAGGCGACCGGAGCCAGGTGCCGCTCTGCAGCTTCTTCAACCACGAGCCGGCGAAGGACGCCAGCCGGTTCGGCGACAAGTCGCCCGAGGAGTTCCGAAACTATCTCCTGATGGCGCTCTCGCGGGGGACGACCACCGTCGAGACGTACTTTGTCGTCAACGCACTCTCGGCCAAGGATTTTGACGTGATCGCGGACGGCCTGAAGTGGCTCTACCACGTGAGCCCCGCGTTCAAGCGGTCGCGCATGCACGGTGGCAGCCCGATCGGCCGGCTCGGCCCGGGCGACGGCCAGCTGTCGACGAAGAACGTCAATCTGGACGAGTCGGGGGAGGTCTACGGGTACACCGGTTGGACTGAGTCGCTGGGTTACGTGTCGATCCACAACCCGAGCGCGATGGCACGCACTTACAGCTTCCGGCTCGACCGCAAGTTCGGGCTGGTCCACGGCAGCGGACCATTCGCCGCCTCGCTAGTCGCGGGACGAGGCCCGGACGAAAAGCAGCGGGAGTGGGCGTACGGCGATATCGTGACGGTTGAGATCCCGCCGCGCGGCGTGATCGTGATGAACTTCGACGCCGTACAAAAGTGACCACCGCCGGCCGGACAACGCCGAGCGAAGCTATCGAACGGCACTGCTAGAGGGAGGTCCGAATGCACAGTTCGCGCTTGACCTTGTCCACCTGCTGGCCCGAGGTGGACAGACCGGACACTGGATCGAGGTGGCAGCGACGCTCCATCTACCTCCCGGCGACGAGACGTTTACGAAGATCGAACAGTCCCAAACGGTCCCAAACCCGACGCCCCAATCCTGAGATTTCCACCGTTGGCACTTCCTACAATCCCAAAGTCGCCACTGCGGCATGACAACGAAAAACCCCGGCGTTCTAAGCCGGGGTTTTTCCATCACTTACGCGAGTCGGGGCGACAAGATTTGAACTTGCGACCTCTAGACCCCCAGTCTAGCGCTCTAAACCAAGCTGAGCTACGCCCCGTAGCCTGCCTCACGCCCTTTTGGGCGAGGGGTAGAGCATATCTCACCTGAACCTCCGAAGCAACTGACGTCGACTCCTTCGGAAAACTGCAAAACCGTTGGGCACCTGGGTGACTGCCAATCGATGTACGCGCGTTGCGGTCTTCGTGCGGTGGCGCGACCACGGGTGACCGTGGCGACGGAACTGGGGCGTCTCGTCGGCGGCATGGCTGCCCCGCCGGCGGCGAGCCTACACCAAGTCGCAGGCCTCGGGAGGCATCCACTTGTGGGGCTTGCCCTTCCACTTGACGTTGCAGCCGATGGGGTTGGTGACGGCGACGGCCGGCTGTTTGCCAGCCAGCAGTGCGTCAACGGCATCGGCCAGCTCGTGCGTCTTTTCGGTGCCCGGGTTTCGCGGGTTGTCGTCCATGCGGCCGGTGTAGCGTAATCGCCAGACGGGTGGCTTCGATCCGCCGTCCGGTGGGCTGTCGGATGCGACGCCTGGACCCGGGGAGTCCTTTGTGAAGACGTAGTAGTGCGGCGTTCGCAGTGCGCCGTAAGCGAGCGCGACGGCCTGGGTGTCGTCGCGAGCGTAGGCGAACGGGAACTGCTTTTCACGGGCCCGCTCGACCATGTGTTCGAACGAGTCGGTCGGATGGTCGTCGGTCTCATTCGAATTGATCGCAATCATTCGCACGCCCTGCGAGGCATAGCGGCGGGCGAAGGCGATCATGCGGTCTTCGCTGCCGATGACGTACGGGCAGTGATTACAACTGAACACGACGACCAGCGCAGTGGCGTCGGCGAAACTCGCCAGCGTGTAGTGGCGGCCATCGGTGCCGGGAAGGTCGAAATCAGGAGCGGCATCGTTGATCGCGAGTGTGAAGGCCATACAAATCCCTTGAGCGAAGTTGGAGGCGGCGTGCGCGGCGTATCGCGCCCGGCGACGCCGGCAG is part of the Humisphaera borealis genome and encodes:
- a CDS encoding alpha-amylase family protein; this encodes MFRHWLIRCFIVIGLSSAEAADPPARAATSTGSDQVFQLDNAHLSRSVGVSAGHLVTRRVANKRSGKEMSPAGEEFRLRISKGVDSTDPDTLLTSADFEVQRLSGTAGEIVAQLWNERHALQVTVHYTLGAGKFYGHKRLVVTAKELCTLELVDVESLPCADAYAPYRAKDMMWTVGRFLPALGQPIYTTTSAMFWGVEFPACWNRVEDGTIRCGYQPGVDLRPGVPYTTHLAVFGAGDDPAFVKDAFLDYIDQVRATPVELKVQYNSWFDFGGGVTQKKLLESLETLHTELVVKRGCRPLDVYTIDDGWQNSRPPRSPLADWSTGLFQVNDKGFDADLKGARKAIEAKGSAMGIWASPACIFGARANIDVLEKSGFDVLVGGKSAKSGTTRKAMSMTGPKYLDLLERRLLELVDAGAIYYKLDGIFGDLTCRYFETLPGRGAPVVGRLFSAGMLADDPALNDPKFDETKRYYINAATERLVAIFDKMHRKNPRVRILCHNGATISPWWLMHSDVLSLVNSRDGAPGDRREQMCYRDALYYQLTEGDRSQVPLCSFFNHEPAKDASRFGDKSPEEFRNYLLMALSRGTTTVETYFVVNALSAKDFDVIADGLKWLYHVSPAFKRSRMHGGSPIGRLGPGDGQLSTKNVNLDESGEVYGYTGWTESLGYVSIHNPSAMARTYSFRLDRKFGLVHGSGPFAASLVAGRGPDEKQREWAYGDIVTVEIPPRGVIVMNFDAVQK
- a CDS encoding thioredoxin family protein, producing MAFTLAINDAAPDFDLPGTDGRHYTLASFADATALVVVFSCNHCPYVIGSEDRMIAFARRYASQGVRMIAINSNETDDHPTDSFEHMVERAREKQFPFAYARDDTQAVALAYGALRTPHYYVFTKDSPGPGVASDSPPDGGSKPPVWRLRYTGRMDDNPRNPGTEKTHELADAVDALLAGKQPAVAVTNPIGCNVKWKGKPHKWMPPEACDLV